A region of Pyxidicoccus parkwaysis DNA encodes the following proteins:
- a CDS encoding AgmX/PglI C-terminal domain-containing protein — MNFTCDNCQKRYSIADEKVRGKTVKVRCKNCQNVITVEGPSLPLEESTRVVSLADVERIRAQERSLAEPEAAAPVAAAAPVARAPAAALQTPWDDEPTRAVPLKPAGSPWFVMVRNKQEGPLDEGALRELVATGTVSGRSFFWQQGMADWKRGSDIAELAGLFAAPPAPEPPPPPPPPVEEPAPAPAPSRAQRGAPARREPEPQAFMPEPEPQPAQDDQQPEWDPDQDAPERTYFGEPDPRSEPEPRPQQGRRGQAAAPAASAAPLNDDLFSDLDLPGNRGAGDDDGQEQHEDPLAALGGGDPEERQPVEDTRHFAAKSGVTRRNPAWKYAVAVLLLLIVPLGGAYVLSETLGVVPLRVKTVDAEGHPVEQPIFSTRGVGALRDKLLGREPPPAPAPAPKPAAPPSEKRPAAQPESAPAPTGQAPAGGGTQTGATPPPSAEKLQAVYADSGKKDVGPDVRKDAEVAATDSDDVGGPSDEEVERVVDKAQDAFKACVENELRKNPSFRVGKVTLTATVGSSGKVKAATLDKKDLNRSPVGTCIKDRAKNMVFSAFSGDDVDLEIPLVLSGTL; from the coding sequence GCGGACGTGGAGCGGATCCGCGCCCAGGAGCGCTCCCTCGCGGAGCCCGAGGCGGCCGCCCCTGTCGCCGCGGCGGCGCCCGTCGCCCGTGCGCCGGCCGCCGCGCTCCAGACGCCCTGGGACGACGAGCCCACTCGTGCGGTGCCGCTGAAGCCGGCGGGCTCGCCCTGGTTCGTCATGGTGCGCAACAAGCAGGAGGGGCCGCTGGACGAGGGCGCCCTCCGGGAGCTGGTGGCCACCGGTACCGTCAGCGGCCGGAGCTTCTTCTGGCAGCAGGGCATGGCGGACTGGAAGCGCGGCTCGGACATCGCCGAGCTGGCCGGCCTCTTCGCGGCGCCGCCCGCGCCCGAGCCGCCCCCGCCGCCTCCTCCTCCCGTGGAGGAGCCGGCCCCGGCCCCCGCGCCGTCGCGCGCCCAGCGCGGGGCCCCGGCGCGCCGCGAGCCGGAGCCCCAGGCCTTCATGCCGGAGCCCGAGCCGCAGCCGGCTCAGGATGACCAGCAGCCCGAGTGGGACCCGGACCAGGACGCGCCGGAGCGGACCTACTTCGGAGAGCCTGATCCCCGCTCCGAGCCCGAGCCGCGGCCCCAGCAGGGCCGGCGAGGCCAGGCCGCTGCGCCCGCCGCCAGCGCCGCACCGCTCAACGACGACCTGTTCTCCGACCTGGACCTGCCGGGCAACCGGGGCGCCGGTGACGACGACGGCCAGGAGCAGCACGAGGACCCGCTCGCCGCGCTCGGCGGTGGGGACCCGGAAGAGCGCCAGCCGGTGGAGGACACCCGCCACTTCGCGGCGAAGTCCGGCGTGACGCGGCGCAACCCCGCATGGAAGTACGCCGTCGCGGTGCTGCTGCTGCTCATCGTCCCGCTCGGCGGCGCGTACGTGCTGTCGGAGACGCTGGGCGTGGTGCCCCTGCGCGTGAAGACGGTGGACGCCGAGGGCCACCCGGTGGAGCAGCCCATCTTCTCCACGCGCGGCGTGGGCGCGCTGCGCGACAAGCTGCTGGGACGCGAGCCGCCTCCGGCCCCGGCGCCCGCGCCGAAGCCCGCGGCTCCGCCCTCCGAGAAGCGCCCGGCCGCGCAGCCGGAGTCCGCTCCGGCTCCCACGGGCCAGGCGCCCGCGGGCGGTGGGACGCAGACGGGCGCCACGCCGCCTCCGTCCGCCGAGAAGCTCCAGGCCGTCTACGCGGACTCGGGGAAGAAGGACGTGGGCCCCGACGTGCGCAAGGACGCGGAGGTCGCCGCCACGGACTCGGACGACGTGGGTGGGCCCTCGGACGAGGAGGTGGAGCGCGTGGTGGACAAGGCGCAGGACGCCTTCAAGGCCTGCGTGGAGAACGAGCTGCGCAAGAATCCGTCCTTCCGCGTGGGCAAGGTGACGCTGACGGCCACGGTGGGCAGCTCCGGCAAGGTGAAGGCCGCGACGCTCGACAAGAAGGACTTGAACCGCTCCCCCGTGGGCACCTGCATCAAGGACCGTGCGAAGAACATGGTGTTCTCCGCCTTCTCGGGTGACGACGTGGACCTCGAGATTCCGCTCGTCCTCTCCGGGACGTTGTAG
- a CDS encoding MFS transporter, which produces MARAATGRLPRAVVLLGVVSLLTDVSSEMIFPLLPVFLAARFPAAPLLLGAMEGLSDLVSALLKYRSGLWSDQARRLKPLVLVGYGVSSLARPLMAFVTLAWHPLVIRALDRVGKGVRSSPRDAIIAHSVPEGARGRAFGFHRGMDHAGAAAGSLVAMGLVAVGLRAEQVFLAAAVPGFLALLCLFVVKEPERAPETVGRGTALVPVPRRLGYYLVPVVLFGVANSTDAFLLLKLTEEGAPAALLPMAWLMLHVVKAAVSYPAGWLADRLGSSRVVLAGWGLYALSYVALSQVRGIPGTLAVMAFYGLYHALAEGAEKSLLTSLVPPAARGRAFGLYNGLTGGASLAAGLLFGAVWTRWGSAPAFLSAGLLAAVSAVLLVVLLPRARPTAA; this is translated from the coding sequence GTGGCGCGGGCAGCGACGGGCCGCCTGCCGCGCGCGGTGGTGCTGCTGGGCGTGGTGTCGCTGCTCACCGACGTGAGCAGCGAGATGATTTTTCCCCTCCTGCCCGTGTTCCTCGCGGCGCGCTTCCCGGCGGCGCCGCTGCTGCTGGGCGCCATGGAGGGGCTGTCGGATTTGGTGTCCGCGCTGCTCAAGTACCGCTCCGGCCTGTGGTCGGACCAGGCGCGCCGGCTCAAGCCGCTGGTGCTGGTGGGCTACGGCGTGTCGTCGCTGGCGCGGCCGTTGATGGCCTTCGTCACCCTCGCCTGGCATCCGCTCGTCATCCGCGCGTTGGACCGGGTGGGCAAGGGCGTGCGCAGCAGTCCGCGTGACGCCATCATCGCGCACTCGGTACCGGAGGGCGCGCGAGGGCGGGCCTTCGGCTTCCACCGGGGCATGGACCACGCGGGGGCGGCGGCGGGCTCGTTGGTGGCCATGGGACTGGTGGCGGTGGGACTGCGCGCGGAGCAGGTGTTCCTAGCGGCGGCGGTGCCGGGCTTCCTCGCGCTCCTGTGCCTCTTCGTGGTGAAGGAGCCCGAGCGCGCGCCGGAGACGGTGGGGCGGGGTACGGCGCTGGTGCCGGTGCCGCGCAGGCTCGGGTACTACCTGGTGCCGGTGGTGCTGTTCGGCGTGGCGAACTCCACGGATGCGTTCCTCCTGCTGAAGCTCACGGAGGAGGGCGCTCCGGCGGCGCTGCTGCCCATGGCGTGGTTGATGCTGCACGTGGTGAAGGCGGCCGTCTCGTACCCGGCGGGCTGGCTGGCGGACCGGCTGGGCTCGTCGCGTGTGGTGCTGGCGGGGTGGGGGCTGTACGCGCTCAGCTACGTGGCGCTGTCGCAGGTGCGCGGCATCCCCGGCACGCTGGCCGTCATGGCCTTCTACGGGCTGTACCACGCGCTGGCGGAAGGCGCGGAGAAGTCGCTGCTCACGTCACTGGTGCCGCCGGCCGCGCGTGGACGCGCCTTCGGGCTCTACAACGGGCTCACGGGTGGAGCCTCGCTGGCCGCGGGCCTGCTGTTCGGCGCGGTGTGGACGCGCTGGGGCAGCGCGCCGGCCTTCCTCTCCGCGGGACTGCTGGCGGCGGTGAGCGCGGTGCTGCTGGTGGTGCTGCTGCCCCGGGCCCGGCCCACGGCGGCTTGA
- a CDS encoding DUF3006 domain-containing protein has protein sequence MTRATLDRIEGDIAVLVVEGRQETRPLSALPEGVREGDVLDLETLSVDREATEALRAEVREARERAKRGKKKPPPGDFDL, from the coding sequence ATGACTCGCGCCACGCTGGACCGCATCGAAGGCGACATCGCCGTGCTCGTCGTGGAGGGCCGCCAGGAGACGCGCCCGCTGAGCGCGCTACCGGAAGGAGTGCGCGAAGGGGACGTGTTGGATTTGGAGACGCTGAGCGTGGACCGCGAGGCCACCGAGGCCCTGCGCGCCGAGGTCCGCGAGGCCCGTGAGCGTGCGAAGCGCGGCAAGAAGAAGCCACCGCCCGGCGACTTCGACCTGTAG
- a CDS encoding ComEC/Rec2 family competence protein encodes MSPRLLCLLGVLVAAAACQEPPPSAPPSPTAVPRPAEARRYFGAGPDGKLHVYFFNVGQGDAALIVSPEGHTVLVDTGPITATDHLLNRLPELLTGRLDLVILTHPHPDHHGAVEAVLRRVGAKQLMEPQLEATPPEYDALLTRLGGMGVEFVSTAPSQSTPNAPLRLPLGPGVDLNVLWPRHPAEKLLDVPDAALEANSVVLRLTYGDTAVLFEGDAHAKTEEHLLERGMPMRATVLKVAAHGADGPTTEAFLKAVHPGAAVISVSGQSGGPASATLKRLEAAGVQVFRTDVAGEVQVVSDGKQLVVTPQRLPDGVPGDTRYTFAGLGDTASPPVAQVPKAEAAKAGVPKPEAAKAEAPKSDVTKASTGRGSQGPRSPTNPTQYGQVVDIDDLPSANVPPSSRTETRTPRKGTESRAMSAGPYVGSSKADVFHLPSCRNAAKIKESNLVVFKTREEAARNRRPARDCNP; translated from the coding sequence ATGAGCCCGCGTCTGCTGTGCCTGCTGGGAGTACTGGTGGCCGCGGCGGCCTGCCAGGAGCCTCCCCCGTCCGCGCCTCCGTCACCAACAGCGGTTCCCCGCCCCGCGGAGGCTCGCCGCTACTTCGGCGCGGGGCCGGACGGGAAGCTGCACGTCTACTTCTTCAACGTGGGCCAGGGGGACGCGGCGCTCATCGTGTCGCCGGAGGGGCACACGGTGCTGGTGGACACGGGGCCCATCACCGCGACGGACCACCTGCTCAACCGGCTCCCTGAGTTGCTCACGGGGCGGCTGGACCTGGTCATCCTCACCCACCCTCACCCGGACCACCACGGCGCGGTGGAGGCGGTGCTGCGCCGCGTGGGCGCGAAGCAGTTGATGGAGCCGCAGCTCGAGGCCACCCCTCCCGAGTACGACGCACTGCTCACCCGGCTCGGCGGCATGGGGGTGGAGTTCGTCTCCACGGCGCCGTCGCAGTCCACGCCCAACGCGCCACTGCGCCTGCCGCTGGGCCCGGGCGTGGACCTGAACGTGCTGTGGCCCCGCCACCCGGCCGAGAAGCTGCTCGACGTGCCCGACGCCGCGCTGGAGGCCAACTCCGTCGTGCTGCGCCTGACGTACGGCGACACGGCGGTGCTCTTCGAGGGGGACGCGCACGCGAAGACGGAGGAGCACCTGCTGGAGCGCGGCATGCCCATGCGGGCCACGGTGCTCAAGGTGGCGGCGCACGGCGCGGACGGCCCCACCACGGAGGCCTTCCTGAAGGCCGTCCATCCTGGCGCGGCGGTCATCTCCGTGAGCGGCCAGAGCGGCGGACCGGCCTCGGCCACGTTGAAGCGGCTGGAGGCCGCGGGCGTGCAGGTGTTCCGCACCGACGTGGCGGGCGAGGTGCAGGTGGTGAGCGATGGGAAGCAGCTCGTCGTCACCCCGCAGCGCCTGCCCGACGGCGTGCCGGGCGACACGCGCTACACCTTCGCCGGCCTCGGTGACACGGCTTCGCCGCCGGTGGCCCAGGTCCCGAAGGCGGAGGCGGCGAAGGCGGGGGTTCCGAAGCCGGAGGCCGCGAAGGCGGAGGCTCCGAAGTCGGACGTGACGAAGGCCTCGACGGGCCGTGGCTCGCAGGGCCCTAGGAGCCCGACGAACCCGACGCAGTATGGACAGGTGGTGGACATCGACGACCTGCCGTCCGCGAATGTTCCGCCGTCGTCACGCACGGAGACGCGGACGCCTCGCAAGGGCACGGAGTCGCGCGCCATGTCGGCGGGGCCGTACGTCGGCAGCAGCAAGGCGGACGTCTTCCACCTTCCGTCGTGCCGGAACGCGGCGAAGATAAAGGAATCGAACCTCGTCGTCTTCAAGACCCGCGAGGAGGCCGCGCGCAACCGCCGGCCGGCCCGGGACTGCAATCCGTAG
- a CDS encoding ComEC/Rec2 family competence protein — MTSLARLLTLVFVLLASLPGRAAPSLAPTVKPLTVYFFDVGQGDAALIVSPTGKTVLIDGGPPEARESLARRLRTLVKEPLDLVILTHPHLDHLGGLALALKTVGAKRYMDPGFDHPSDAYKELLDVVGDTVGQVMTPEPSPQAPQTLLTIGLGEGVALTVLWPRVPQEPFLDDTRSDPNSNSIVTKLTYGKTAFFFTGDSEPDTEAALLQKRIDFSATVLKVAHHGGKHSSTAAFLAAVKPQAAVISCGAGNDYGHPTAEALQRLDASGARVFRTDLDGEVVAVSDGTTVTLRSEKGRAAPLTVAGTVKPGPVALGPILPSTKRARGGSKDKEPEPGARSGATVSTRSTMDSAPVSSRSEAGSYVSLKGSKVFHREDCATLKRSKSERTVYSSRAAALRERRPAEDCHP, encoded by the coding sequence GTGACGTCACTCGCCCGGCTGCTCACCCTCGTCTTCGTCCTGCTCGCCTCGCTCCCGGGCCGGGCCGCGCCTTCGCTCGCTCCCACCGTGAAGCCACTCACGGTGTACTTCTTCGACGTGGGCCAGGGGGACGCGGCGCTCATCGTGTCCCCCACGGGCAAGACGGTGCTCATCGACGGCGGCCCGCCCGAGGCCCGCGAGTCCCTGGCCCGCCGGCTGCGCACGCTGGTGAAGGAGCCGCTGGACCTGGTCATTCTCACCCACCCGCACCTGGACCACCTGGGCGGCCTGGCCCTGGCACTGAAGACGGTGGGGGCGAAGCGCTACATGGACCCGGGCTTCGACCACCCGAGCGACGCGTACAAGGAACTGCTGGACGTGGTGGGCGACACGGTGGGCCAGGTGATGACCCCGGAGCCCAGCCCGCAGGCGCCGCAGACGCTGCTCACCATCGGCCTGGGCGAGGGCGTGGCGCTCACGGTGCTCTGGCCGCGCGTGCCACAGGAGCCCTTCCTGGACGACACGCGCTCGGACCCGAACTCCAATTCCATCGTCACCAAGCTGACGTACGGGAAGACGGCCTTCTTCTTCACCGGAGACTCCGAGCCGGACACGGAGGCCGCCCTCCTCCAGAAGCGCATCGACTTCTCCGCCACCGTGCTCAAGGTGGCGCACCACGGCGGGAAGCACTCGTCCACGGCCGCGTTCCTCGCCGCCGTGAAGCCGCAGGCCGCCGTCATCTCCTGCGGCGCCGGCAACGACTACGGCCACCCCACCGCCGAGGCCCTGCAGCGCCTGGACGCGTCGGGTGCCCGCGTCTTCCGCACGGACCTGGACGGCGAGGTGGTGGCGGTGAGCGACGGCACCACCGTCACGTTGCGCTCCGAGAAGGGCCGCGCCGCGCCGCTGACGGTGGCGGGCACGGTGAAGCCCGGCCCCGTGGCGCTGGGCCCCATCCTCCCCAGCACGAAGCGCGCGCGTGGCGGCTCGAAGGACAAGGAGCCCGAGCCCGGCGCGCGCAGCGGCGCCACCGTCAGCACGCGGAGCACGATGGACTCCGCGCCCGTATCCTCGCGGAGCGAGGCGGGCTCCTACGTCAGCCTGAAGGGCAGCAAGGTGTTCCACCGCGAGGACTGCGCGACCTTGAAGCGCTCCAAGTCCGAGCGCACCGTCTATTCCAGCCGCGCCGCCGCCCTGCGCGAGCGCCGCCCCGCCGAGGACTGCCACCCATGA
- the deoC gene encoding deoxyribose-phosphate aldolase, with the protein MSDSQDVFAKFLEELADQARRRMDAWKESSPTEPGAPAPDSMPSTGRVDMESIRSPADLAPYIDHTLLKPEARAEDVVKLAEEARKHGFATVCVNSTHVATAARVLEGSNTVPIAVVGFPLGASLPSAKAFEAREAIRAGAREIDMVLNVGALKAHDYARVHRDIATVVEASLPLPVKVILETALLTDEEKVLACALSKAAGAAFVKTSTGFGPGGATAEDVALMRRVVGEDVGVKASGGIRSAEDAMKMLRAGANRLGASASVAIVSGQTSTGKY; encoded by the coding sequence ATGTCCGACTCCCAGGACGTCTTCGCGAAGTTCCTCGAGGAGCTCGCCGACCAGGCCCGCCGCCGCATGGATGCCTGGAAGGAGTCCTCGCCCACCGAGCCCGGCGCGCCCGCTCCGGACTCCATGCCGTCCACCGGCCGCGTGGACATGGAGTCCATCCGCTCCCCGGCGGACCTGGCGCCCTACATCGACCACACGCTGCTCAAGCCCGAGGCCCGCGCCGAGGACGTGGTGAAGCTGGCCGAGGAGGCTCGGAAGCACGGCTTCGCCACGGTGTGCGTCAACAGCACGCACGTGGCCACCGCCGCGCGCGTGCTGGAGGGCTCCAACACGGTGCCCATCGCCGTGGTGGGCTTCCCGCTCGGCGCGTCGCTCCCGTCCGCCAAGGCCTTCGAGGCGCGCGAGGCCATCCGCGCGGGGGCGCGGGAAATCGACATGGTGCTCAACGTGGGCGCGCTCAAGGCGCACGACTACGCGCGGGTGCACCGGGACATCGCCACCGTGGTGGAGGCCAGCCTCCCGCTGCCGGTGAAGGTGATTCTGGAGACGGCGCTGCTCACGGACGAGGAGAAGGTGCTCGCCTGCGCCCTGTCCAAGGCCGCCGGGGCCGCCTTCGTGAAGACGTCCACCGGCTTCGGCCCGGGTGGCGCCACCGCCGAGGACGTGGCGCTGATGCGCCGCGTGGTGGGCGAGGACGTGGGCGTGAAGGCGTCCGGCGGCATCCGCTCCGCCGAGGACGCGATGAAGATGCTGCGCGCGGGCGCCAACCGCCTGGGCGCGTCCGCGTCCGTGGCCATCGTCAGCGGGCAGACCTCCACCGGGAAGTACTGA
- a CDS encoding TraR/DksA family transcriptional regulator yields the protein MNAKQREEFKKLLLALHAELTGKTPQRIEPNRTDDARIGGDEDEQPLNEMMQAIASNRNRNMDGVLARVVKALGKLRDDPDSYGECEECGDELPLGRLRAMPYAEFCVTCQSSKDGPKGPATRKKLTDYS from the coding sequence GTGAACGCGAAACAGCGAGAGGAATTCAAGAAGCTGCTCCTGGCGCTCCACGCCGAGCTGACGGGGAAGACGCCCCAGCGAATCGAGCCCAACCGCACCGACGACGCGCGCATCGGCGGCGACGAGGACGAGCAGCCCCTCAACGAGATGATGCAGGCCATCGCCTCCAACCGGAACCGGAACATGGACGGCGTGCTGGCCCGCGTGGTGAAGGCGCTGGGCAAGCTGCGCGACGACCCGGACTCCTATGGCGAGTGCGAGGAGTGCGGCGACGAGCTGCCCCTGGGGCGGCTGCGCGCCATGCCGTACGCGGAGTTCTGCGTGACGTGCCAGTCCTCGAAGGACGGCCCCAAAGGCCCCGCCACCCGCAAGAAGCTCACCGACTACAGCTGA
- a CDS encoding phospho-sugar mutase translates to MDTTGLKERAEAWRQADPDSTTAAELAQLLEKGDWTELADRFAGDLEFGTAGLRGVLGAGPNRMNRAVVRRTTAGLARYLKAHVPDVATRGVVVGRDARRLSAELTEDTAAVLAAEGIPAHVFPTPVPTPVTAFAALHLNAAAAIMVTASHNPPEYNGYKVYWGNGAQIIPPHDTGIAASIARVEAANRVPLLTPADARAKGLWKDLGNEVGEAYLRAILGLRVHQRGSQTLSIAYTAMHGVGGVWAERALREAGFPRFTAVAEQQEPDGRFPTVRFPNPEEPGAMDLSLATAERVRADLVLANDPDADRLAVMARDADGRMRMLTGNEVGVLLGHYVLTQGTKRARPYVVTTIVSSTQLGDIARALGAAFDEVLTGFKWIANRALERERTEGTQFVFGYEEALGYTVGTVTRDKDGVGAAVVMADLAAWCESRGTTVLGYLEEIQRRHGLYVGGQRNVTLPGAAGAQTIRAIMDAFRASPPKRIGSAQVSAVRDYKQGTGGLPPSNVLAFELEGGGRVTLRPSGTEPKIKYYFELKESLTAGEPLARARERAEGRLARFIDDFIALARERGQPT, encoded by the coding sequence ATGGACACCACTGGACTGAAAGAGCGGGCCGAGGCCTGGCGGCAGGCGGACCCCGACTCCACCACCGCCGCGGAGCTGGCACAGCTCCTGGAAAAGGGCGACTGGACGGAGCTGGCGGACCGCTTCGCCGGTGACTTGGAGTTCGGCACCGCGGGCCTGCGCGGCGTGCTGGGCGCCGGCCCCAACCGCATGAACCGCGCCGTGGTGCGCCGGACGACGGCGGGCCTCGCGCGCTACCTCAAGGCCCACGTGCCGGACGTGGCCACGCGCGGAGTCGTCGTCGGACGCGACGCGCGCCGCCTGAGCGCGGAGCTGACCGAGGACACCGCCGCCGTGCTCGCCGCGGAGGGCATCCCCGCGCACGTCTTCCCGACGCCGGTGCCCACGCCGGTGACGGCCTTCGCCGCGCTGCACCTGAACGCCGCCGCGGCCATCATGGTGACGGCCAGCCACAACCCGCCCGAGTACAACGGCTACAAAGTCTATTGGGGCAACGGCGCCCAAATCATCCCCCCGCACGACACCGGCATCGCGGCGTCCATTGCCCGGGTAGAGGCCGCCAACCGCGTGCCGCTGCTGACGCCCGCGGACGCGCGCGCGAAGGGGCTCTGGAAGGACCTGGGCAACGAAGTAGGGGAGGCGTACCTGCGCGCCATCCTCGGGCTGCGCGTGCACCAGCGCGGCTCCCAGACGCTGTCCATCGCCTACACCGCCATGCACGGCGTGGGCGGCGTCTGGGCGGAGCGCGCCCTGCGCGAGGCGGGCTTCCCGCGCTTCACCGCCGTGGCCGAGCAGCAAGAGCCCGACGGCCGCTTCCCCACCGTGCGCTTCCCCAACCCGGAGGAGCCCGGCGCCATGGACCTGTCGCTCGCCACGGCCGAGCGCGTGCGCGCGGACCTGGTGCTGGCCAATGACCCGGACGCGGACCGGCTCGCCGTCATGGCGCGCGACGCGGACGGCCGCATGCGCATGCTCACCGGCAACGAGGTGGGCGTGCTGCTGGGCCACTACGTGCTCACCCAGGGCACCAAGCGCGCGCGGCCGTACGTCGTCACCACCATCGTCTCGTCCACGCAGTTGGGCGACATCGCCCGCGCGCTGGGCGCCGCGTTTGACGAAGTCCTCACCGGCTTCAAGTGGATTGCCAACCGCGCCCTGGAGCGCGAGCGCACCGAGGGCACGCAGTTCGTCTTCGGCTACGAGGAGGCGCTCGGCTACACCGTGGGCACGGTGACGCGCGACAAGGACGGCGTCGGCGCGGCGGTCGTCATGGCGGACCTCGCCGCGTGGTGCGAGTCGCGCGGCACCACCGTGCTCGGCTACCTGGAGGAAATCCAGCGCCGCCACGGCCTCTACGTGGGCGGCCAGCGCAACGTCACGCTGCCCGGCGCCGCGGGTGCGCAGACCATCCGCGCCATCATGGACGCCTTCCGCGCCTCGCCGCCCAAGCGCATCGGCAGCGCGCAGGTGAGCGCCGTGCGCGACTACAAGCAGGGCACGGGCGGGCTGCCCCCGTCCAACGTGCTCGCCTTCGAGCTGGAGGGCGGCGGCCGCGTCACCCTCCGCCCGTCCGGCACCGAGCCGAAAATCAAGTACTACTTCGAGCTCAAGGAGTCGCTCACCGCCGGAGAGCCGCTGGCCCGCGCCCGCGAGCGCGCGGAGGGGCGGCTGGCCCGGTTCATCGATGACTTCATCGCGCTCGCGCGTGAGCGCGGGCAACCCACCTGA
- a CDS encoding sensor histidine kinase, with translation MLETTGSAAAYRPRVLAVDVQSGGMERLYSILSPAGYDVLPASGKAAAATASRQSADLVLLDVQRPGTDGLAAYRRLQAELENPSLPVLMLTPSADRQTRREVLEAGVDDLLITEPLDPLELKVRIHTLLELKAHRDAGGLRPEALLDPRTRWVEMERLARLGTLAADVAQNLGRVGEDMQRALAHVQSRAMQGLPPDPAELKKLGVAGEQMRLHGQHLLSLGPTSPKDIQRFDLRDLVPGVVERMRAAGRLGSAEVKVLLTEDPIAVVFNRRQLEQVLVELLANAADAVEDVTDRPRRIHVGVELPDIFGDFGPRMFVKDTGIGIFEDEISAVFEPYYTTKAPEKGAGLGLTVGRALVEAMGGRLTVQSRVNLGSTFTVELPEQTSSW, from the coding sequence ATGCTGGAGACGACGGGAAGCGCTGCTGCGTACCGGCCCCGCGTGCTGGCCGTGGACGTGCAGTCGGGCGGCATGGAGCGGCTGTACTCCATCCTCTCACCGGCCGGCTATGACGTACTCCCCGCCAGCGGGAAGGCGGCGGCGGCGACAGCGTCCCGGCAGTCAGCGGACCTGGTGCTGCTGGACGTGCAGCGCCCCGGCACGGACGGCCTCGCGGCCTACCGGCGCCTCCAGGCGGAGCTGGAGAACCCGTCCCTCCCCGTGCTCATGCTGACGCCCAGCGCGGACCGGCAGACGCGCCGCGAGGTACTGGAAGCGGGAGTTGATGATCTGCTCATCACCGAGCCGCTGGACCCGCTGGAGCTGAAGGTCCGCATCCACACGCTGCTGGAGCTGAAGGCCCACCGCGACGCGGGCGGCCTGCGCCCGGAAGCGCTGTTGGACCCGCGCACCCGCTGGGTGGAGATGGAGCGGCTGGCGCGCCTGGGCACGCTGGCGGCGGACGTGGCGCAGAACCTGGGCCGGGTGGGCGAGGACATGCAGCGCGCCCTGGCGCACGTGCAGAGCCGCGCCATGCAGGGCCTGCCGCCGGACCCCGCGGAGCTCAAGAAGCTGGGCGTGGCGGGCGAGCAGATGCGGCTGCACGGCCAGCACCTGCTGTCGCTCGGCCCCACCAGCCCCAAGGACATCCAGCGCTTTGATTTGCGTGATCTGGTCCCCGGCGTGGTGGAGCGGATGCGTGCCGCAGGCCGGCTCGGCTCGGCCGAGGTGAAGGTGCTGCTGACGGAGGACCCGATTGCGGTGGTCTTCAACCGGCGCCAGCTGGAGCAGGTGCTGGTGGAGCTGCTGGCCAACGCGGCGGATGCGGTGGAGGACGTGACGGACCGCCCGCGCCGCATCCACGTGGGCGTGGAGCTGCCGGACATCTTCGGCGACTTCGGCCCCCGGATGTTCGTCAAGGACACCGGCATCGGCATCTTCGAGGACGAAATCAGCGCCGTCTTCGAGCCCTACTACACGACGAAGGCGCCGGAGAAGGGCGCCGGCCTGGGCCTCACCGTGGGGCGCGCCCTGGTGGAAGCCATGGGCGGCCGGCTCACGGTGCAGAGCCGCGTCAACCTGGGCAGCACCTTCACGGTGGAGCTGCCCGAGCAGACGTCCTCCTGGTAG
- a CDS encoding ABC transporter permease encodes MLEILRALLFSTLDAAPALVFAALGAVLSERAGVVSVGMEGMMRVGAFCAAVAALKMPLPLAVAVGMLAGAALAAVHGFLSIRWRSDQVVSGIALNLVALAGGSFLLESLYGPNGTPAIEGATRWNIPGLQSVPVLSALSGHSAPTYLALVLPFVLQGLLARTPLGLRLRAVGDKPHAVATLGLSVAGLRWGAVLGGGLMAGLGGAVLSTCVLGRFEQHTPAGLGFIALAAMVFGRWTPVGAFLAALFFTFGDALRIGLASSAPGLLDVVPQGMLQALPYVLTLALLTLQGQRGNAPAALGVPYEQESR; translated from the coding sequence GTGCTTGAGATTCTCCGCGCGCTGCTCTTCTCCACGCTGGACGCGGCGCCCGCGCTCGTCTTCGCGGCGCTGGGCGCGGTGCTCTCCGAGCGCGCCGGCGTGGTGTCGGTGGGCATGGAGGGGATGATGCGCGTGGGCGCCTTCTGCGCGGCGGTGGCGGCGCTGAAGATGCCGCTGCCCCTGGCCGTCGCCGTGGGCATGCTCGCGGGCGCGGCGCTGGCCGCGGTGCACGGCTTCCTCAGCATCCGCTGGCGCTCGGACCAGGTGGTGTCCGGCATCGCCCTCAACCTCGTGGCCCTGGCCGGCGGCAGCTTCCTCCTGGAGTCCCTCTACGGCCCCAACGGCACGCCGGCCATCGAAGGCGCCACGCGCTGGAACATCCCCGGCCTCCAGTCCGTGCCGGTGCTGAGCGCGCTGTCCGGACACTCCGCGCCCACGTACCTCGCGCTGGTGCTGCCCTTCGTCCTCCAGGGCCTCCTGGCGCGCACGCCGCTGGGCCTGCGCCTGCGCGCGGTGGGCGACAAGCCCCACGCCGTGGCCACGCTGGGCCTGAGCGTCGCCGGGCTGCGCTGGGGCGCGGTGCTGGGCGGAGGGCTGATGGCGGGCCTGGGCGGCGCCGTGCTGTCCACGTGCGTGCTGGGCCGCTTCGAGCAGCACACCCCCGCGGGCCTGGGCTTCATCGCCCTGGCGGCCATGGTGTTCGGCCGCTGGACGCCCGTGGGCGCCTTCCTCGCCGCACTCTTCTTCACCTTCGGCGACGCGCTTCGAATCGGCCTCGCCTCCAGCGCGCCGGGCCTCCTGGACGTCGTACCGCAGGGCATGTTGCAGGCCCTCCCCTACGTGCTCACCCTTGCCCTCCTCACCCTCCAGGGACAGCGCGGCAACGCCCCCGCCGCACTCGGCGTGCCGTACGAGCAGGAATCGCGGTAA